A stretch of DNA from Lotus japonicus ecotype B-129 chromosome 4, LjGifu_v1.2:
TGCCATACTGcaattaaatttatttcaaaGATTGTAGGCAGGGAAATTGTTGTACGGGATAATAGCCGGTTTCACCATTTCATGAATGGGTCATGTTCATGTGGAGATTATTGGTGAAATAACAATCATGATTGGAAATCCTGTGTTCATAGTCCTAGCCTCTGGTTGTCATGGCAACTAAGTATGTTAAGATTGTGGCTGCACAAGTAGGACTAAACTGAGGTGGATTCAAATGATACAGAACGAGTGTAGAAGCAGACAAACTGAAATCAGGGCCATAAATGGGTTTGGATATTGGCTGTTCTGCTCATGCAGTAGGAAAGCCAAGCAATCAAAAAAATTGTAAGGCGATAGAGCCTGTTTGCTCTCTGCTTGGTGAAGAGAACTTGGATCCTGATTCCACATTGTTGGATTTCATGTCAAACATTTGACTTGAGTTCTGATTCCTACCTTATTAACAACACTGTGAGTGTTCAATTACTTTTGCAACCTCCTGTTTAGTTCAGCAcaatgttttgttttgttgatgGTGCGTTTTAACTTTCATTACATaattcaacaaaattaattttaattaactgTTGTAAAAGATCCATTTCAGTTCTGGTTGGTGAGCCTTGTTAATATCCAATGTCTTTTTCTCTGTTCTCATAGACTATACCATTATTGATTCCAGGGAACTAGAATTGTATAAGCATTGTGAACTTTTATTATTTTGAGATTAGGGCATTCCATAAATGGATTTTTGTTTGTATATATGACCCTGGATTTTCCTGtttttacattttcttttcCAGAGGCAGAAGGACATCAATATTTACTGCCAGAGATGCGATAACATGCTTCAAATATCACTTTTACCTTAGTTAATTCACAAGTAAATTTTGTATGAATTATCTTTGTTTTCCCCTTTTTAGGTTGTTATATGTTAGTGTTCAGAAGTCCTTGGTTATAATGGGAAAACCTAAAGTAATATTGAGATCAATTGCCTGATACTTTCTTCTTAATTAATTAGCAAATGAATTTCTCTTTAAAAACCTGCATGAGATAACAAGATTCTGCTGGAGGCAACTAGCTAGCTTATGGCATAACCTTGAGGATTAATGAAGCATCCTATTTTCAGATCTTGGTGGATGAGAAATCTGCATTTATCATGGCTGGGGAACCAGGAGTATGTCAATGTTTGTTGAAGGTACAACTTGGAGGTTAGATTGCATGAATACCTGCTTCTAGTTCTTGGATCTATGATCTTACCTTAGAAATTTTCTAATCTTTTTTAGGACCTAGCAACTATATCCCAGTGAACAGAGAGGCTGTTTCTGCAAGGCCAAATTGTATGAAGGGGAGGGAATGTTTAGGGCATATGATCAGCTTGTCAGTGGACTCTCCAGAACTACACATATTTTGATACCGGATGGTATCTCATTTGGAGATATATGAGTCTCTCTTAGTTATGGAAAAAATATTTCCTTTTATTATTTAGAAAATGAGCACTGTAATGTCTAATTTTCAATGAAGATTTATTTACATTTCTATTTAGCTTTTTGATTTCTTTGGATCAGTTTGATTCAAATAACCTTAAAGTGAATTGTGAGTAAGAATCAACAACATGAAGAAGTAAGAAAGTCAAATAAGAAATACTACAAAACAAGCAAATTTCTGCCAACAACATGGACTAACACATTAATCTCAAAACATGAGAAGTGATTGCATAACTAACTGTTATAAACGATACATTTCAGTTCTGATTGGTGAGCCTTGCTAATTCAACAAACCTttcattattttcaaaatactGAAGAACCTCACCCTGTTGAATGCTATTCTGTGTATAAAACAATGAAGTCGAGCCAAACCTAAAATCACACAGCTTTCTTGAAGTTCCGTCTACAGGATCATAGACCATGGCTCCATATTTACCTGCAATCAACACCAACAAGTGGTTTTTTGCTGTGCGAACAATGTATAAGCCTAACGGAAGCTGATACCGGAACCAAATTATGTCTACAACAATTTCGCTACGCAGGGAATTAAGATCAAGATGATGCCTCCATGTCCATTCAGAGTAATCTTCCTTGAGCTCATAAATATCATAATTGAAGTTGAAGCCGAGCCTGGGACTTAGCATCATATGCAAACGACCCCCAGACTCTCCAAAATAATGGAGACGTCTATCATACCTTTTTGAATAAGCCGGAGGAATTGGAAGATTTTGTAGGCACTTAGTATCAAgatgaaaatatataaagaaGTAACCTCTGTTGCACCAATGAATAGCACGGTTGCAGTAAACCCCATGACCAACATCATCAAGTTCTGATGAGGTAGAGCGTAAAATCTCAGACTGAGAGTGAATCCAGGAACGAGATTTGAAGGAATATACATTAAAAACCCAGTCAAGCTTGGAAGCATTCACTGCAGCAACTGAAATGATTTGGAAGGGGTTAAAAGCAAGAAAAAGGGTTCTGTTGCGTGGGGGTTTGCTTTTGAACCAGGATGGCAAACTGAGagaggtgaattctctggtgattGGGTTGCAGATGAAATAATTGAAGGGATCTAAGCCATGGCAGAGGATTATACCGTTGCAGGAACGAACGACGTTGAGTTCATATTGGTGGAGAAAATTGAGATTGAAACGGGTTGGGGTTGGGGGTGGGGTTGGGGTTGTAGCGGTAAAGCAGAGGATGTGCGGTATCTCTATACGTCCACTAGCCTTGGGGTTGAAAATCAGGGAAGTGTTGTAGCGTTGGTGTTTGTCGCGGTGAGACTCACGAAATTGTTGGTCGGAAATAAGTGTCAGCCACTGCCTCGAGACGCACTTTGATCGTATCAGGGATTTCAATGGCAGTAGGATAAGGATCTCCCATAATAGATCTAGGGTTCCGCCCACCTCCTCAGCGGCGGCGGTTGAACACTTTTTCCGCATTCTTTTTTCTCCAGATATCTTCTGTGTTAACcacaattcaaattcaaataaaaactaaaaactaaaagATATAGAGACCACTCTCAACGCATTAACTTACAAGCCAAAATAAAGCGGGTTTAACGGGCTATTGGGTTACATTCTTCAATCCAACTCGCCAAAAAATAATGGCGGGGCGGGCTGAGCCCATGCatattgtcatccctacttgaGTTGAGACTAATCTCCAATGCTCTAAAAAGTTTAAACAAAATACACAAGTAGACACATAATCAATAATTTAGGTAGAGAGACCTTTGCATTTTCATACTCAAGTGATTTATTTATCGGAAAATTTAATTTAAGGACCAATAACAATAATCCACTAATGTAAGGGACCAAAACATATATGGCTGCAAATAAAACaaatgaatttatttatttcaaattgaATGAAATTAATAGGAATTGTGAGTGTGAAAAAATGGAGATATGATATATGACACGACAGTTTCAGTGCACGATCATAACAATTCATGACGTGGGGCTCTTAGCGAAAATCAAGGTGGGTTTGTAAATAAGAAGAGAATTAAACATGTAAAAATCAACGACACATAATTAGTCTTGCAGTGGCGTTAATAAAACAATCGTGCCAAATaaattttcacaaaaaaaaaggaatagtGTCCAATAAGTCAGGGCGGCCCAAGGGACCAAACcacccaagcaagggctttagacctccaatttttttttattaccaGTAAAAAAGGCctcaaaactttttttttactaagtaaaaaatcccaaaaaatgttaataaataaatatttctttAAGTAAAAAGGCATCACTTTTAAAGTTTGCTTTATGCCTCGTTTAGTATTTGGCGTAATAAGCTATTGAACAAGGTGGTGACACTCATAGGGTATCTAGGAAAGAGATGGACCACCACccaagatttttttttgctgATTATATATACTTTTATATatgtgatttttaatttttagtcCGACCCCAAATATTATGTAGAATTTCTAATACAATTGTTCGCCTCTCCAATATTTTTGTAGAATTGTAATTAAACCCCTCAATTATCATGAAACTTTAttgtttgaaaaaataaatcaattcaaGATCCGAAGTACATAAAAATTGATTAAAttcatcatttattttaaattctaAGAATTGAAAGATAAAGTTGATCTTAATGAGATAAAATGTCAatctaatattttattaataaacaaaatattcttgatatttatttaattcttaaTAGAAAAAATAGATAATATAAGTTAAATGAGATAAAATATTAATCAAATAAGagatgagattttgagaaaggaaaaaaatctcttattttctatttaatatatttaaaagaTTTTGTACCAAAATTTAATCTTTTATAGATTTGCTTTTGATAGAAGCATCATATATGTTTGCCTCTACTAATAAGAGTGCACCGTAGTTGTGGATTGGTTTGTTAGTGCGGCCTTTATCACTCACTTTTAGAATGCGTCTTTTATTTTTCCTCCAGGGATTGCCACCACTTGATTAGGATAATGCCTCGGAGGGAGCTTGCCTTGCTTAGTTTTTCTTTCGAAATGTAGCTCGCCTTATAACTAAAAAAAGTACACCAAGCCAAAATATAttaggtaattttttttatttttttaaaggggTACAATTGTTGAAATAATAGCGTATAGAAAAGTTTGGTTAAATGACTCATGGTCCTAGGTGAATTAATTACATTTAGAATAAGTGGAATACAAATTTTACatcttatttattaatttattcataGATAATCATATTTATCCATTGCGCTGAGATTGAATAACCTTTATCAGCCATTGTAAAATTATTGAAGTTACGCTtcaaaaattatataaattataatagaATAGACTAGAACTCGACAAGATCATTTCAACTGACAAACTAATAACTTTCCAGACAATAATTTAGTCCAAAACAACCAGTATCATCTGGCATTAAAGGTAAGCAAAGCAGGGTtcacaataaaaaactaatATATTTACAAATTTTCCTGATAGAAGCCAAACATTTGAGAAGTTGAATCAATACACATCTCAGTAACAACTATGTAGTATATAATAATTCACATGGAAAAAACAAAGATTATGTATGGGAGCACGAGGAGCCTACATTGTGACAAAGAAAGTAAACATCTTTTCACCACCAACCATTATCTTTTCCATGCCTAAAATAAAACTGCTTGCTCTGAAACACAGGCTAAACCTTGCACCATTCTCACTATATCAGTGTTATCATCCAGATAGTACTTAGCCTTACTAGGCTTTCTACCAACAGTGCATGCAAATACTTCAGCCCTTGGTGCTATGGAAGGACCAGCCATGGAACTTGTGATTACCTCAAACATGTCTTCATCAGAACGGTCGTCCCCTATGCACAAAACAAAATCAGGAGACATACCCTTTTCTTGCATGATGGAAAGTAGGCGTTTCGCCACAAGCCCCTTGTTTACACCCTGCATGTGTACATATATGCGTATTTTAGGTGTCAGAATCAATTCGGACAAAATAAGCTGATCCAAATATGCTATAAGTAACAAGCTTTTTACTGTCAACAAATCACAATCTTGGATACATACATGTATGCATGTATGCATTAGACGCTGTAAGAAAACTGTAAAATGGTTGACTAATATCTGAGCTTGTCATTTCTCAAACACCGCCTGGGAAGAAGATCGAAAAATAACCATTTGTATATTTCACCCTGTATAAGGGCTTTTCCCTTGGTTTCCTTTTATATTCTTTCACTGAAATTAATTCAGAGAGGGGAAAAATTGAAACACATAATTGATTCTATAgcaaaaatcaattctgaagaaGCTTCTATGAATAGCTTCttggtttcagaattgattatgagaaaacaAAAGCTGATCCCAACATGTTATGAATAATTATAATGTTATATTATTCAACTAGTTTGGggaaaaataagttgatccaaaTATGCTATAAGTAACAAGCTTTCTTAATTTGGTCAACAAATTTCACTCTTGGTACCCACttttttcccttcacattaATTAAACCTGTAACAGCAAAAAACTCCATATGATCTTCAATTTTTCCTAAGCTATATCTCTATTGATCAGTCTGAACCAGTTACAGCCTTCTTTTGGTACAGAATTTAATAGGACAAATGTTTTCCAAATTAACCAGATTGTTAAGCTTGAAACTAGatgataaaaaaacataattagaTGATAAAAAACATAACTAGCAATTTGTGTAACCAAAGACCAAAATCCAAGAGCCAGGAAGAACTTATCACTGAGAACTCATTCCACAAAATGGTATACGCACCTGCGGTTTAACCTCCAAAGTGTTATGGCCGCTCTTGACTGTTACTGGTTCATTTGCAAGCACACTTTCAAGATGATTAAGAAGCTCTTTAGCTTGACATGATCCAAAATCTGGATCTGCATCCTCATAGCACCAAACCAATGCTGTCTCCTTATCTTCAATGGTGGATCCATCAGTTGTTTCAGTATAAAGTTTCATTACAGGCTCAGCAATTTGTTTCCAGCTGCAATCTGTTGGAGGTCCACAAGTTTCCCATTCTGCATCCCGCCTCAGTCTGAACCACACATGTCAACCATAAGCTTCGCTGATCAGCGTTTTCACAATTGATTGTAGTAAATGTGAGTTGAAAACGAAGTAATTTATGTTTGCATACATTTATGAAAAAAGTGGTTATAGTAATATTGTGAAATCCAATTGTAGAATCTCAAAAGTGATTATGATTAACGCATAAGCTAGTAAAGCTACTATCTTTAGCTTCTAGTAGAATTGATTTGATTCTGGGACGGAAATCAATTCTGCAAAATGACTCTCAAAACATCTATATTGTCATCAAAAATTGATTTCATTCTCTATTAGAATTGATCCTGAGGTCCCCAATGGGggaccaaacacacactaatcTTAACAGAAGTACCATCATGAAAAGGCCATAAGCTTCAGCAATTTACCTCAAAAAGTAACCATGCTCAGCAGCAATTCCCAGATTCTCACAAGGAGAAAACCATTCAACTAGAGTAATTCTGCTTTTAGCACTCACAATAAACACCATGTTGTTCTTATCTCTACACAAACTATTAAGCATTTTAATTGAATCACTGGTTGGGCTCTTATCAATTGAAGCCTGAGGCATCAGTGTACCATCATAGTCCAAAAGGATCGCTCTAGTCGTTGTCCTCTTGTAAGCTGAAACAATATGCTCCATTGAGAGCTTCCTGAAGTTTGGATCAAGTGCCACAACTCTAAAACTCAATCCAAACCCAATTCCCCACCACCTTCGCCGCACGTGATCACTACAAGACCTTTCAAGATCTTGCAAGAAGCTACGAGCCCAGTAACCAACATCATGAGTACTAACATATCTGTAATGCTTCTCATGCCTAAGTTGTTTCTCTGAATCAGCCATTTCCAAAGCTGAGTCCATTGCATCAGCCACAGCATCAATGTTCCATGGATTCACTCTTATTGCTCCACTTAAAGATGGGGAACAACCAATGAACTCAGACACAACCAACATGCTT
This window harbors:
- the LOC130713470 gene encoding F-box protein At5g07610-like, with translation MRKKCSTAAAEEVGGTLDLLWEILILLPLKSLIRSKCVSRQWLTLISDQQFRESHRDKHQRYNTSLIFNPKASGRIEIPHILCFTATTPTPPPTPTRFNLNFLHQYELNVVRSCNGIILCHGLDPFNYFICNPITREFTSLSLPSWFKSKPPRNRTLFLAFNPFQIISVAAVNASKLDWVFNVYSFKSRSWIHSQSEILRSTSSELDDVGHGVYCNRAIHWCNRGYFFIYFHLDTKCLQNLPIPPAYSKRYDRRLHYFGESGGRLHMMLSPRLGFNFNYDIYELKEDYSEWTWRHHLDLNSLRSEIVVDIIWFRYQLPLGLYIVRTAKNHLLVLIAGKYGAMVYDPVDGTSRKLCDFRFGSTSLFYTQNSIQQGEVLQYFENNERFVELARLTNQN